The DNA segment TGAGTAGTTGCATTATGGGATGTTCCATCTGGAAGTGAAGGTGGGCTGTTAGATGAATTTCCAGGGAGGGTTTTATTTCCCATATCTGGAGGGCTGTTGGAACTGTTTTTAGGTGCTGTTAAATTGTCTTTGAACTGGGATTGTCTGGAATTTGTGTTCCATGACATGTTAACTCCTCCAAATGGGAATGAATAAGGGAACAGAGGATTCCAGAGGTACTGATAATTGGTGCTGGACATTGAACCCTTTCTGGTCATACTTATTCCATATATGGTTTGATTAGGATATTTCTGTTTTATATCTGTAAGATTTCCTGTTTCTACCTGCATTCCCAGTACGTACTGCACCCAGTAACCTGTGTGATAATCATCAACCATTATTATGCCACTTGAATTAATTTTAGATGGGATATAACTCGCTTTAATCTGCACGAGCTCGTTGTACTGGTCTGAAGTTATACTGGGACCCATATCAGAGAACGTGCCTGCGGCCGTGTAAAAACTGGAAAAAGCAAATAAAACTGCAATTAACGTTACAACACCAATTTTAAATCCTTTTTTAGATGGAATCCTGTTTGAAATCCATTTTTCAATTAGTTTCAGTCCAAGGGGTACTAAAAGGGCAACTGGGACAAAAGCCATTGCTATGAATCTTTCCTGATAATCTGATGGTAGAGCTGCCAGCACCACCAAAATTAGGGTCATGACAAGGTAAGCCAAAGATAAAAACGTCTTTTTACTTACTGTTAGATTTTCGGGTTTTATTTTCTCTTTTAATCCATTGTAAAAGATTTTTATTGCTGCAAAAACCCCTAAAAGGAATGGAATGGTTAAAAATATGGTTAGGTTAATGGATCCAACCACCCGATCCAAGGTACTTGAAGAACCATTTAAGAATGACAGTACAGTGGTGAACTTGGTAAACATTAAAGGATAAACTGTGAAGAGCAGAGCGAGTCCACCTAAAATTAAAGCTGCCACTAAACCGAATATTTTAAGGTCTAATAACGGTAGCTTACGGGTTTTGTAGGTTCTGAAAATTAGGTCGAAAACCAGGAGGAACACAACTATCATCACTGCCAGCATTCCAGTGTAGATGTGGGTTAAAATACTGCACAAAAGTAGTGCAACAGTTATTGTTCCATATTTTTTCCACTCCCCTGTGTTTTCAAGCCATTTAACTGTGAAGTAGATCAAAAGAAGAAGGAAGAAAACTCCCACCAGGTTCTGCATGAAATCTCCGATCATCTGGAAGTATGAAACATTCACAGTCACAAGGAACGCGCTTAAAAGGGCAGGAACTTT comes from the Methanobacterium aggregans genome and includes:
- a CDS encoding glycosyltransferase family 39 protein, with the translated sequence MSIKTFIREKPYLIILLSIFIFSFALDMYVLTRYSLSYGMDGPFYNLKILSILQTGFPASNDPPLVYYLLTPFVALTGNPFFGIKIGMALIGSLMAFPAYLLTETFSDKLKIESKVPALLSAFLVTVNVSYFQMIGDFMQNLVGVFFLLLLIYFTVKWLENTGEWKKYGTITVALLLCSILTHIYTGMLAVMIVVFLLVFDLIFRTYKTRKLPLLDLKIFGLVAALILGGLALLFTVYPLMFTKFTTVLSFLNGSSSTLDRVVGSINLTIFLTIPFLLGVFAAIKIFYNGLKEKIKPENLTVSKKTFLSLAYLVMTLILVVLAALPSDYQERFIAMAFVPVALLVPLGLKLIEKWISNRIPSKKGFKIGVVTLIAVLFAFSSFYTAAGTFSDMGPSITSDQYNELVQIKASYIPSKINSSGIIMVDDYHTGYWVQYVLGMQVETGNLTDIKQKYPNQTIYGISMTRKGSMSSTNYQYLWNPLFPYSFPFGGVNMSWNTNSRQSQFKDNLTAPKNSSNSPPDMGNKTLPGNSSNSPPSLPDGTSHNATTQMPGALGNLAEANRGGGSLNMGNSAWISRGTLLFSQGNIKVYRLS